The Musa acuminata AAA Group cultivar baxijiao chromosome BXJ1-8, Cavendish_Baxijiao_AAA, whole genome shotgun sequence genomic sequence gtgtgtatggcatggtgaattgatgtagaattccattatttctacaaaaactttcaaattcatttgatatatattcaccacctctatctgttcttaaacatttaatcttacaacaactttgtctttcaaccaaatccttaaattctttgaatttgcttaaaacttttttcttttcttttaacatgtaaacccaagtttttccactatgatcatcagtgaaggtaagaaaatacctgcttcctccaagtgatattggattgatagggccacaaacatctgagtgtaccagatcaagtcgattccatgctctttttgtccttctcattttgaaaggctttctttcttgcttacccatgacacatacttcacataattttgctgggcgatcaatttttggcattcctgtcaccatattatacttctctagaagtttcaaggcttcaaaatttaagtgagcatatctaagatgccaaagtgtagaaatatcctcaatatcagctttaaaacaatttgattgataaaaaatactcAAATGTAGGGGAAACATTCTATTACttgccattttcacatgtgatatcagtattttattcttgtcacgaattgagagagtcatatctttcatctcaatttcataacctttttcaagtaattgtcccaagcttagaatattatttttcatatcaggaacataataaacatctgaaatacatacttccttgccattattaagttcaaggagaattttacctttgccttttactggtctttgagacaaatcaccaaatgtaatgttcccggaataacttgtatctatTTCTGAAAATAGATCTTTGAtaccacacatgtgatttgaggctcctgtatctagataccatgtcatagactgatcatttttcaaattttcataactcattaacaaaacttgattttccttcttttcttcctcaacaaaatttgccttatcatcttgattattaggattataataacattcataagagtaatgtccataccttttgcaaacatagcattgtatttcagaccttttagagtttctgccatgtccacggcctcggccacgtcctcgaccataacctcggcctctttggctataattttctccaacatcttCACTGTTAGGAGATTCTTGATTagtctgatttctgcctcctcttcctctttgtcctcgtcctcttcctctttgagaatttgattctcttttattttcaagagcaaacttagcttgtagtgcttgctccatagttttctcttctcctctttttgtaatcctttgttcatgaacttgaagggaacccataagttcttctaaagacattttttccaaatctttagattcttcaatcgcaacagcaataaaatcaaatttcggatctagagatctcaatattttttctattactctctgatcatttacttgttcaccatttcgtctcatttgatgaacaatagaaatgatttttgagaagtaatcagaaatagtttcagaagtaccttgttgtaatttctcaaactcggctcgtaaaacttgtagacgaggtttctttaccttatcaacaccaccgaatactttttgaagcatttcccaagcctcctttgaagtatttgctggagcgatgatctcgaacattgtatcatcaaggccttggtagattgtgaacaaagcctttttctccttcttccttctttctttgagttgttttcttccttctgcattcattgctccttcttctgctggacttggttcagcaaatccatcttctacaaactcccatacatcttgggagcctagaagaaccttcatttggatgcaccatatgtcataattttcttttgtcaatctggggatctggagttggatggcacttgaggaagaagtcatagtttaacctatgctctgataccaaatgttgatgttgataggaagaggggatagagatatcaaacagaggaagagtaggacaagctttcaatcttctatatttctctcaagaaaaacacttttataatttcagaaactctattacactaataacccaacatatggggtttatatagtccccaaagatacattatattaattatattcaagatgaatcattctctttcaagaaaccctttcaagaaccaataaccaatttgacttatccttctatagacttctaatccattttttcttcttgatgtaatgattctcccacttgatgcaatgaaccttgttataatacttgaacaagtttaattccaatgaACCTCAATAATTGCAACAGAAATATTCCTCCTATCTCTCAATTTCAAGCTCAAACCAACCCCAGCTGCTGGCTTCTGAGATTGAACAGCAAACTGAGATTGAACAGAATTAGCTGGATTCTGCCACAAGACAATACTGAATCCAGTATTATTATGAGCTTCAGTTGATTGGACATTTCCTGTAGTTGAGTTCTTTAATCTGAAACCTTAATAACAATGAGGTTCCTCAAAGTGAAAAGAAAACAGGAACAGAAAGAAATGTGGAAGATTCAATCAAACCCACCATTTTATAACCTGACTACAAATTCCTAGCTGCTGACTTCGGTATCTCACTTCCTCCTCTGGAATTTTGGGAGCAGTAGTTTGCTATAATCTAGTCATGTGGCAATGACTGTTGAGCTTGGTGGAGGATGAGGGTCATTCTTCTTTTTCATGTGGTGGAATGGCATTAAGCATTCGATCCTACTTTTGTTTGTCTGCTTTGATAGTAAAGTTGCAGTTCAGACAATTTGGTACTGTCCAGTTAGATTGGAGGCAGCAAGGTTGACGTGTGTTGGATAAGCATGGAAGTATGGTGAAAGAGGAGCACGATCTTATCATTATACCAAAGCTCACAAAAAACAAGTCTGGTGCAATAGCTTATTTTGAAACTGGGACTCTCTTGGCAAAACatggaagcaagattttgatggtATTAGCAATATGACTCTTCAAGATGTCTCCCTTTCTTTGATCGCTTTCAAGTGATTTCTTGCATGGAGAATGGATGGATCTCCAGTGACTGGTACATCAGAAGTATGTGACCAGAACAGTCTATGGAGCTTGCACAAGAGGATACATGAGaaatactccactctttctcTCCCATCAAGTCTATTCTAGTTTTAGTTTTACTCGGTGCTGTAGTTTCGGATGAGCTTCtgaagttttggagaccaccaaccGCTTTAACAATCTTTCAATGACCACACAATGTGTACAGAGAAGCGAAGGAGCTTAACTGAGCAACCATGGTGGTATGCAGCATGAACGATGACAGCCAGTTCAGCCATTGAGACGAGAGGCAGATGTGAGCGCCACTGCTTGCGCCCACACCTTCAGCTTCGCCTTCACATCCCTGGGGTCATCACCTGTTCCACAGATCAGAATGGCCATAGCTTCGTCAGTTGGCATCTGATGGCTCGAACAGATGTGGAGATCACAGCATCAAAGCGTGGCCTTTGTTACCTGGGCTGGAGATCCTCCAGTGGATGGGGGAGTTGCCGCCGCTGCTGGTGTCGGCCGTCAGATCGGAGAACGTCCCCGGGATCTCGACCGTCCAATCCGCCGGCAGGTCCAGGCCGAGGTCCCGGCACGCTCTGACCTCCTCCATGTCCATGCACATCCGCCCGGACCCACACCGGGGCCGGACCACCAGCCGGCACTCCCCCGACGCCGCCTCCGGCCCGTCCTCCGCATGGCTCTTCTTCATCTGCCACGCCCGCTCCAGCCACCGCTGCCGACGGTGGTGCCGCCGCCGTCGCACGCCTCCACCTCCACCGCCACCGCGGGCCTCCGTCTCGCTCGCGTACTCCTTGAGCCAGTCCGATCCGCCCGCCGGACCTCGGGCGGGCGTGCCGGGCATCGACGCCACCCCCACGCCCAACGACGAATCCTTGTCCGACCCCTCCAGAAGCGCGCCCCCTCCCCCGCCTTTCGGCACGTCCTCCTCCTCCGACGCCTCAGCATCAGCGTCATCCCCTTCGGACTCGAGCGAGAGGCGTGACGTCCTCCGGCTCGCGTTGCAGGAGCTGAACTCGCGGACGTCACCAGCGAAATAGACAGCAGGCGTCGCAGCAGCGCGCGGCTCGTCGTCGTCGCCATCGTAGCCCATGTACTGTCCGTAGATTCCACGAATGATCTGTTCAGATGCCATTTCTTCTCAATAATACAGAGATTGTgttaggaggaaggaagaagagtctGTCTCTTTTCGTGTCTTAAGCATCTGTcgggaacgatatatatatatatatatatatgatgcattTGACTGGGAATATTTGATGCATATTCCATCTTTGTTTAATATATTCATGTTTAGATATTGCCACACTTATGTGTGGCTATCATTTAGATTGCAAGGAGCCTGATTCCTTCTAGTATGTTCTCTTTGGAGGCATtatccttcttctttttttcctcttgAAATAAGCTTTTTATagaattttttatgtttatttattatattttaatactaATTCTAATGATCTGTCGGTACAAGACTGGTGGGCAAATCACGGCCGTCCAAATGACAACGTGCTTCAAAACGGACGGTTCTCGCCGGCGAATGGCGACAGCGGCATATCACAGGGTCACGACCTCGCCAAGGGCCCCACGGTTTGGTACACGCGTCGATCTCATGGTGGTCCATCCCCCTTCCTCGTGGGCCCCGCGGCGGTGTTGTAGGTACCGGCCCGGCCCGGCCCGACCTTTCGTGGTCCATATGCTAGCCACGAACCCGGGTAACGTGGACTGCGTGAACGGAGGGCCCCGGCGAGAGAAGACTGGACGATGTCGTTGACGCGGCAAGCGCCAGTTGGTCGAGATGAGCGGTCGCTGTTCGGATCTCAGCATCTGCCGTGGCTCGTGGCCTTACGGCCCACTGACCTGCCATCGAGACGACCCACGCCGCCGTCAATGCGGGCGCCACCACCCATCACCCGCGTCCATAAATCCACACCACGCCATGCCGTGGACTCCACGTAAACTGCAGGCGCAGTTGGTCGTCGATCGGAGGCGCGTCAACGTCCCCTACCGACGGCAGGCAGTGGTACGGAGCTCGAGGTGGCCCCGCCCAACCCCCCCCTCCCTGGAAGACATCGAAAGAGTTCTGATGACGACGAAACAGCCGTCGACGTTCTCGGACGCGAGACGTCCACAGCGAGCACCCACCACATCCGTCTCATCAACGGATGTGGTTGTAACATCGACGAATCGCATCATGTGGCACGATTCTTGGAGCACCGATGCCGTGGTTCTCGAAGAGGTTGCTGGTTGGGCTTCCACAGTTGCAGATCTTTGTGTCTTGTTGGAGTCTGCAACAATGGCAGCAGATCACTATGTTAGTGTGTGTTGTTATCAAGTCGAACGGTAAATGAAGATTGACTATCTATAAAAGGTGAAGGTGGGCATAATCAGCAACATCTAATCCTTCTCgttattatctaatctattttGAAAGTACTTACTATATTTGAATGTCAGAAGTACTATATTTAATATTTCATTGAATATTAGTTTTAGTGAAAATAAACATAACATTAACACTTTGGATGAGACCAAAAGCTTGTACCAAACAAAAGCACTTGGGTTCCAATCAAAGCTCCACATGTTCCAACcaatagaaaataataaaataaaattatcaaatttatCATGTCAAATGATTAAGGGAGGATTGACTATAAGAGACAAGCATGGATAAAATTAATAAGGTCTGATCATTTTCTCTATTGTCTAATACATTTCAAAAGTCAAACTTAAATATCATAGGGATCAAATTCAATATTCAAAATTTTACTGGAAGTTGATCTTAGTGAAGATCGACATTATATTAAGCATTTTAAAACATTTTGGATGGGACCaaatataagcataaaaattataatatattattattaagattaaaatctgaaattaaataataatagatctaAAGATTACTTATCTTTTAATGTtgttaaaaaaaatctttcttcTGAAAGTGCATCATTATCGAATTTGAGATATATATGATGTTGATTTATAAGAAGAACtagactctccttcttctctttttttttttatctttcatggTACAAGAGAATAAAAAGAATACGAGAGAATATTTATAATATCAAATTGACTAGCTCATTTAATTAGAGGAAATGAGAAAAgatatttaatttatcaaatgtaTCCGTTATTTGCATACATGTGTATTTATGTGTCCACGTATTCAATTATTGTGTGGTTGCGTTGTATGTTGAGTCCCTAGGAGGTCAGAGCATAGtgtctaggataaataattagaagAGTTACTCCTatcaaaatcttaatataatcagACTTCTATTCtatttatcataattataattgaaatacaatcatatctataatatatcttacataattagataagatcacataatctaacactaAAAATTTCTCGGAAAAACAGAACTCTACTCACATCGTCTTAGTAAGATCTGACACAATATGGAACGTTTACTAGTATAAATCGGATCCAAACCGAATAGAGCTGATTAATCACTCCACCGGTATCATATCTCCATTCTCCATTCATGAAGAAAAACCTTTCTGAGGAGGACAGGACAGAGCCAAGGTGATGTTCAAGCAAGCTAAATTACCTACTGTCTGCACTCAGTCCTACCACTTTTGGAGACAATTGGAAgacttttaatgatgatttcattttCATACGAATCATGTAGGTGGCACACTATATTTATTGTAGAATTTGGCATTCAAAGTTTCCAGCTCAGGACCTCAACTTGAGCatggatgatgatgaaatttgctcCAAGAGTCTTCTTTTTGTCCAACAAAATCTTGTAGAAAATGCTTCTACTAAAAATCTATCATTTTActtttgtgtttgtgtgtgtgtgtgtggatgaTGGTTGATCTTGAAGCTTGTTTGAACTGTTCATGGAGCTTGTCATGCCACCCAACTCTTGGTGCTTTCTCATGGCACCAGATGTTGATGCTTTGTTTCACT encodes the following:
- the LOC103995910 gene encoding uncharacterized protein LOC103995910; translation: MASEQIIRGIYGQYMGYDGDDDEPRAAATPAVYFAGDVREFSSCNASRRTSRLSLESEGDDADAEASEEEDVPKGGGGGALLEGSDKDSSLGVGVASMPGTPARGPAGGSDWLKEYASETEARGGGGGGGVRRRRHHRRQRWLERAWQMKKSHAEDGPEAASGECRLVVRPRCGSGRMCMDMEEVRACRDLGLDLPADWTVEIPGTFSDLTADTSSGGNSPIHWRISSPGDDPRDVKAKLKVWAQAVALTSASRLNG